Proteins from a genomic interval of Stenotrophomonas sp. 24(2023):
- the greB gene encoding transcription elongation factor GreB yields MSRWRPPAEKSTALITAAGHARLKAELDELWRVRRPEVVKALAAAAAEGDRSENAEYTYRKKQLGEIDRRVRYLTKRLEALRVVDTRPTDPQAVFFGAWVELENVDTGETSRYRIVGPDETDAGTGCISIDSPLARALLKKRVDDEFSVALPGGHFTFAVIGVDYAA; encoded by the coding sequence ATGTCCCGTTGGCGTCCCCCTGCAGAAAAGAGCACCGCCCTGATCACCGCCGCCGGCCATGCCCGGCTGAAAGCCGAACTGGATGAGCTGTGGCGCGTGCGCCGCCCCGAGGTGGTGAAGGCACTGGCGGCGGCGGCCGCCGAGGGCGACCGTTCGGAGAACGCCGAGTACACCTACCGCAAGAAGCAGCTGGGCGAGATCGACCGCCGCGTGCGCTACCTGACCAAGCGCCTGGAGGCACTGCGGGTGGTCGATACCCGGCCGACCGATCCGCAGGCGGTATTCTTCGGCGCCTGGGTGGAACTGGAAAACGTGGACACGGGCGAGACCAGCCGCTACCGCATCGTCGGGCCGGACGAGACCGACGCAGGCACCGGCTGCATCAGCATCGATTCGCCGCTGGCGCGGGCGTTGCTGAAGAAGCGCGTCGACGATGAGTTTTCGGTGGCGCTGCCCGGCGGGCACTTCACCTTCGCGGTGATCGGCGTGGACTACGCGGCGTAA
- the rimO gene encoding 30S ribosomal protein S12 methylthiotransferase RimO codes for MSQLNPKVGFVSLGCPKALVDSERILTQLRAEGYDIVPSYDSADVVVVNTCGFIDSAVTESLDAIGEAMNENGKVIVTGCLGKRPEQIREAYPDVLAVSGPQDYQSVMEAVHAALPPKHDPFVDLVPDYGIKLTPRHYAYLKISEGCNHKCSFCIIPSMRGKLVSRPVDEVLREAERLVRGGVRELLVVSQDTSAYGVDVKYAERMWRDKAYQTRMKALCEGLSELDAWVRMHYVYPYPHVDEVVPLMAENRILPYLDIPFQHASPRILRLMKRPGAVEKTLERVQNWRRIAPDITVRSTFIVGFPGETEAEFEELLSFLDEAQLDRVGAFAYSPVEGATANDLPDAVPEEVKQERLARFMEKQAQISAARLEAKIGTVQQCLVDAIEGDIAVARSKADAPEIDGLVHIQNADQVKLRVGEFVDVEITESDEHDLYGDALGSATRPAFDLKVL; via the coding sequence ATGTCCCAGCTGAACCCCAAAGTCGGCTTCGTCAGCCTTGGCTGCCCGAAGGCCCTCGTCGATTCCGAGCGCATCCTCACCCAGCTGCGGGCCGAGGGGTACGACATCGTCCCGTCCTACGATTCGGCCGATGTGGTGGTGGTCAACACCTGCGGCTTCATCGATTCGGCGGTGACCGAATCGCTCGATGCCATCGGCGAGGCGATGAACGAGAACGGCAAGGTCATCGTCACCGGCTGCCTGGGCAAGCGCCCGGAACAGATCCGCGAGGCCTACCCGGACGTGCTGGCCGTGTCCGGCCCGCAGGACTACCAGAGCGTGATGGAAGCGGTGCACGCCGCGCTGCCGCCCAAGCATGACCCGTTCGTGGACCTGGTGCCGGACTACGGCATCAAGCTGACCCCGCGCCACTATGCCTACCTGAAGATTTCCGAAGGCTGCAACCACAAGTGCAGTTTCTGCATCATCCCCTCGATGCGCGGCAAGCTGGTCTCGCGCCCGGTGGATGAGGTGCTGCGCGAAGCCGAGCGCCTGGTGCGCGGCGGCGTGCGCGAGCTGCTGGTGGTCTCGCAGGACACCTCCGCCTACGGCGTGGACGTGAAGTATGCCGAGCGCATGTGGCGCGACAAGGCCTACCAGACCCGCATGAAGGCGCTGTGCGAAGGCCTGTCCGAGCTCGATGCCTGGGTGCGCATGCACTACGTCTACCCGTACCCGCACGTGGACGAGGTGGTGCCGCTGATGGCCGAGAACCGCATCCTGCCGTACCTGGACATTCCGTTCCAGCACGCCAGCCCGCGCATCCTGCGCCTGATGAAGCGCCCCGGCGCGGTCGAAAAGACCCTGGAACGCGTGCAGAACTGGCGCCGCATCGCGCCGGACATCACCGTGCGTTCGACCTTCATCGTCGGCTTCCCGGGCGAGACCGAGGCCGAGTTCGAGGAACTGCTGTCGTTCCTGGATGAAGCGCAGCTGGACCGCGTGGGTGCGTTCGCCTACTCGCCGGTCGAGGGCGCCACCGCCAACGACCTGCCCGATGCGGTGCCGGAAGAAGTGAAGCAGGAGCGCCTGGCGCGCTTCATGGAAAAGCAGGCGCAGATTTCCGCGGCACGCCTGGAGGCGAAGATCGGCACGGTGCAGCAGTGCCTGGTCGATGCCATCGAAGGTGACATCGCCGTGGCGCGTTCCAAGGCTGATGCGCCGGAAATCGATGGCCTGGTGCACATCCAGAATGCGGACCAGGTGAAGCTGCGCGTGGGCGAGTTCGTCGACGTGGAGATCACCGAGAGCGACGAGCACGACCTGTACGGCGACGCGCTGGGCAGTGCCACGCGCCCGGCCTTCGACCTCAAGGTGCTGTGA
- a CDS encoding DUF3025 domain-containing protein: MTAAAATAAGGGRRRFEPPARDAVAADCFDHPLFAGMAAFGDLLQAAVWPSVRSLDARLALPGKTLVAQDAALLADGLHYEARIAQGRIATRAGNWHDLFNALVWARYPQLKVALNAAQCRHMATVPSGQRNRAQAALTQFDETGVVVRVRDPLVLAAWDAHDWAALFAPAWWQSGSIAIAAVFGHALMEQALLPGRLLVGKCVVVQGDERAACIEVVANAIDAGTVLDDPLQLRPLPLAGVPGWHDVQDVAFYGNADYFRPLREGRRYPPPLHTAGSVDG, translated from the coding sequence GTGACCGCTGCGGCTGCCACCGCTGCCGGTGGCGGCCGTCGCCGTTTCGAGCCGCCCGCGCGTGACGCCGTGGCGGCCGATTGTTTCGATCATCCGTTGTTTGCCGGAATGGCGGCGTTCGGCGACCTGCTGCAGGCCGCGGTCTGGCCATCGGTGCGTTCACTGGATGCGCGGCTGGCGCTGCCGGGCAAGACGCTGGTGGCGCAGGACGCGGCCTTGCTGGCCGATGGCCTGCACTACGAGGCCCGCATCGCGCAGGGGCGCATCGCCACCCGCGCCGGCAACTGGCACGACCTGTTCAATGCGCTGGTGTGGGCACGTTACCCGCAGCTTAAAGTGGCGCTCAATGCCGCCCAGTGCCGGCACATGGCGACCGTGCCGTCCGGCCAGCGCAACCGCGCGCAGGCGGCCCTGACCCAGTTCGACGAAACCGGGGTGGTCGTGCGTGTGCGTGATCCGCTTGTGCTGGCTGCGTGGGATGCGCATGACTGGGCGGCGTTGTTCGCACCTGCGTGGTGGCAGAGCGGGAGCATCGCCATCGCCGCCGTGTTCGGCCATGCGTTGATGGAGCAGGCGTTGCTGCCGGGGCGCCTGCTGGTGGGCAAATGCGTGGTGGTGCAGGGGGATGAGCGCGCGGCCTGCATCGAGGTGGTTGCCAATGCCATCGACGCGGGCACGGTGCTGGATGATCCCCTGCAACTGCGGCCGCTGCCATTGGCGGGTGTTCCCGGCTGGCATGACGTGCAGGATGTCGCCTTCTACGGCAATGCCGACTACTTCCGCCCGCTGCGCGAGGGCCGCCGCTACCCACCGCCGTTGCACACCGCCGGCAGTGTCGACGGTTAG